In the Diadema setosum chromosome 11, eeDiaSeto1, whole genome shotgun sequence genome, GCACATCACATACACGGTATGTACAGGAAGCTGACAAATTTTTCTCGTATGTTTTATTCTCTGTCGCGCGATCTTTGATAACATGTATTTCAGTGTCCTTTGGGGTATTCAGGAGTATGTCATGTATTGCATAAATAGAGTAAAATAAACGCAAGAAACGCTGACTGAATTCAGAATGGTGCGTGCGCATGTGTGCATGTCTCGCTTTGCTGTATTCAGTcccaaatattgaaatttatgtCAGTGCCTTGCCTACTGCTGTTAAGACATTTCTCATTTGCTTTGCCATGGGCTGGCATTGGCATGCATTGCGTAGTTGTTTCTATAGATTCTATAGGAAGATCCCTAACACGTAAGTGCCGTAGCTAGGCTAGGAGACTGAATGTAGTACTACTAGAGAGAGATCTAGGAATTTATCACTAATTCACTCCGTTGCATTGTAGGTAGTGCTCTGCGACTTGCTAACACTACTACTAAAGCAAGTGGTCCATGATTCGGCAGGGTTCCATGAATCACCCACTCTTACAAATAAAAATTCactgaaattcatgaataaaaaatggcgCATATCAAGTGCGAAATTCAAACTTTGCAACTATCTCCACACGTGTTCCGAAGAGCACAACAGTGGGCCACGTCGCCGGACCCCCGAAATCGTTGTTGAACCCTCCCGGGTCAACTCGCACAAGCAGTTCAACGGGTAAGTAACAGGTAAGTAAAGTTGCATAGCAACACATATAGACTCGTTTCATTCCAAGTTTTAAAGTTACTAGTCCGTTTATCTGCATTGAATCTATACAGCAAGTACACTTACAGCCATGATTGCAACCGTTTCTGAGATAACTTGAGCGTTTACGCgatatttatattttgcatgccacccGTGCCTGAATTTCCTGCATCACCAAGGTTCGGACGCAACGTGTTGTGAATGCATTGAATCTCGATCTCTCGCACAGCGTGCGAGTATAAGGATAGTACCGCGCTCTCGTAGTGCGATGTACTACAGTATGTATACGGTTTCGCCCGTGCGTAGCCCGCGCGCTGATACATTCACATAGGCAGGGCGAGCGCACGGCGCGGTACGTCGCGCATGTTGATGCACGGACATATGGGGCCGAACAATGAGTACAGGGGGCCGAACCATGGTTGCAGCGCAAGCGTTCGGATTATGCACGCTATTTTGCTTCCGCTGCTTATGATGACGAACATTGGGCCACTTGCTTTACTAGTCACTAGTAACCGTAACAGGTCCTGACGTGacgtaactatacacagcccagtcgccgctgtacatacgtagcgcgactgggctgtaccaacgaagctccaaacacgaagagggtccaacgatcgcatgcgatcggattgaattttgatactttagatcatttttttgtcacttcaaactcatctgacgaacaaaatgataatgagacttcatatctatgctatgaatattgaaatttagatttaataacttacctaaaatgatggttatatgcagcatgtgtgaacggttcacgaacggtacatcgtctttcacgccaggccatttccaatatccgggaggtcacatgatctgaatgccctttcaaaaggtcgcgctgtcgaccgtgctgctacaccaacactcaagcagcgcatcgcacgcacgcaaaagatttccgcagagatcaatgcgccattttgaattctgcaacgatgaaccctgacggtgttagggaatccgccagaaagtatcattttttggttccacggacttatcacgagggctctcaatggacttacgaaccttctgtaatacaagcatgcacttaaggtgagtaacgtttggtaacgtgtacattgtttataaagaacgtataaattttcataagttttgtagttgtgttgtggttccccactttgtaggtgcccgctcgttggtcagacgctgtattcgcgtagcgtattaacagcgtctggtcgggctagacgTGACGATACAATCGCTTATGACCTAGAACTAGTCCTAGATCTAGCTGGCTTAAAATATAAATTTAACCCAGCCTGGTAGGGGGTATTTAAGACGAGTGTTATTGTTTTAATATCACTGCCACTGGCCTGGTTACGCCAATTTGTAGTGTATTTACTTAGTAAtagtatggttggggcaccacctatcggcagggcaccttcccatcggcgccctgcgtatcatggctgtttgcatatagaacgaaaaagtacgcgcgggattaagtgtcattagctataaaaacaaaaatgaagaaacgaaaatcaaactcaaacaaaccaagctaaaaattacacatccgctcagtaacgacgcatggctgtgaaattcacgtgtattttTACgtatggcctgtgaaattcacgtgaaTACCTATggctatgctgtgaaattcacgtgtaaacctatggaggggagggggtgccgatcgcaaggttccctttttagctgcgcgaagaaaacggaacgcacgcactaaaattgcgctattttaaaacggagattcataatcaacgagacggtcacgacattcaaaactgcagtatttatgtcatatttgaggtaagaattaggcggatttgtattatatttttagaataaacaagctacagatccttagggtgacgatacgtggtacccccaaccctactagTCTGTACTGTAGTCTGTAGAAGTTTCTACTAGACCTACTTTACCATAATATTTTTACTACTACTTAACTCAGTGGCATGGCATGGGCCATGCCGCCCATGTACTATGTTCATGGCAGTGTCGGTGAATAAAGGGCAGCCAACATGGCCAAAGATGAACCTCTCTGGAAGTTGGAACAGAGGATGTTGTTCTTGTTCAGTGTACACTTGTTGTTGTGTAGCCATCTGTACATTGACTGTAGGATGAATAACCTAGGTTAGGGTCACCATCCAGATGCTGACTGAACAGTGAAGGTGAAGGTGAACCTGTGCCAAAGACTGTTAGATCTATATTGTAGATGAAACAAGGAACTACTTCATTCAACATTTCACAATTTCATTAgagtatacatgtgtatgcagGACTGTACACTAATCCATTTCAGGCTGGAAAACCTGCTCATGAGGGGGACTCCTGCTGCTCCTAAGGGCTAAGGATCCCTCCTCCTCACGAGCATGCATGGCCAGGTTGCTCATGAACCCCTTTGGGGCAAGATGCTCATGAGGCCTTCTGTTCACCTCTCATCCATCTCACATCTGACATACAAATTGTCGCAAGTTCACacagtgattttgttttgttttttttgttacacacacaTGTCCATCCTCCATGATGAAAAGacaacccccccaaaaaaaaaaaaaaaacaaaaaccaacaacgcTGTCTGCACATTTTGACAAAAATCAAGTTTTAATCAACAAATGTTCAGTGACCCACCGAAAACGTGTGCCAGCGGATTTGCTCAATGCAGGGCTGCCGCACCTTTGGCCTGATCTGGCTCGAAATTTTGGgtgcttttttttcttgggcTCTTGCTTCTCCACGCAGGAATCAGCCCCATAAAGGTGAAGTCTGCCATCATTTTACAAATATTcgtaaagagaaaaataaaaatcagaaatAATGGTTAACCTAATCTTCTGCATGTATTCCAAATTACTATTCTACACAGATAGAGTAGGTGGGTATTCACATTTGTCAGCAAACTAATTACTTTGTAGGTATTAAGGGTTTACTTTGTGAATTCTGTCATCCACCAGCCTTTGGGCGTCTTTCGTGCAAGCGTCTTGTGGCATCCAGCGCAGATAGCGCATGAAATGGGTGTCCAGTTTTCCTTGCATCCAGCATGATGCATTGCACAAAATGTGGGATTTAGATGCTGATAGGTCATGCATGATTGCTGCTATATTCCATACAAACCTGATGCGATcacttgcgtaaaacttgttgaacaatGCAATTGTTTTTCTATCTTCCCTTCATCAGACTAGTTCTCTGTCTGACTGGCTGCAACAAAGATATATTTTTACTCGTCATGTCAGACCAtaattcctgaaaagttacttTCCCAACGGTGATTTTACCGGTCTGGACTGTCAGACcggtgccagtgtgcagccttgGTATATATGGTCTACATGTAACCACACTGCTTAGTGATGGTAAGTGATGGTAGTGATGGTAAAGAACTAGAACTAGTAATTTGTATCAATTGACATTTGTGTACAGTTCTGCACGATGTACTGTAATGTAATCATAGTAAAACAATATGATTTTATGCTCATGTATTTGTAAATGTCTACctgtatatcataatcatatagtTGTAAATGTCTGTGGATAGAAATACTTCTCAGATTGGGATACTTTGATCTGTGTAGATGCTATGCCCTCTCTAAATTGTGTGTGATGAGTATGTATTCCTTCaagtattttgtgtgttttgatcCTTTTTCAGTACAAGATACACTGGATGGTGGAGTCTTGGCTATTCAGGCTACCCTTGACTGTCTGGGGTTTCTTCTGATGGGCATGTACCAGGGATACTAATACTCATGATAGCAACAAAGTGAGTGAACGGACAGACAAACCTACTCTGTAGCAAAGTAGGTGACAGTGACACCGAGTGCAATAGACATATCTTGAACAGTCATGGAAGGAATGGCATCATCAGCACCTGGAGGTAACCAGGCACCTGCCCTGACCCCATCGAGAAAGATGGTGGAGTTATACGAGGCAACTGTTGACTTCACAGCTGGAGCTATTGGTAATTTAATTACATCttatatctatctctatctatctatctatctatctatctatctatctatctatctatctatctatctatctatctatctatttatttatctacgTACAGTCAAACttgtacagtcaacctcacctaggtcaaatctatttggactgaggaaatagctttgactttgagaaaattaaaaaaagtggccactatagacagttGGATGCTATTTACTGGGTATGTAACATGGCTTTTTCTTGAGGGGAATCGGTTTCAGTGGCGGTACACAGCAGGTAGCTGCTATTAACTGGTGACAGCTAAAGCAGATTTGACTGTATCTatttatgtacatttgtatacccacttatgtgtgtgtgtttgcaataAAATTTTCCACATCCTGTTTGATGGGTACCAGTGAATTTGATAAAGAgcaattgatgtaaaaatgtaGCTGTCTGTGTTACATCTCTTCAAGGTTCTGCTGTTTTCATGGTTTGTGATGATCATATTTATTCAGTATATTTTGGAGGACCACTTATGAGCTTACGAGAGCCAAAGGCTAAAGCTATTGTAATAGCTGTTCATGCACTGCCCATCTTGTGTCCCTGGtcgtaataaaagttgggtactaccttttattacaatcttattgtttttagataactcagccatttcaaaaccacttttcattaaataaactaaTTGTCACTGTCATTGTAGGATACACttatctttattatttattcTTCTGTGAATTGATACAATTTCGGTCAGCATTCAAAATACCAGAGGATTGTATATTTGGTATTACATATAATTAGCAGTATAATGAAACACTTTCACAGAGTTCATGTTTCTTTGCGTCGTGGATATGTCCTTCTCAGGCGGGGTAGCGTGTACGATTGTAGGTCAGCCGTTTGACACGGTCAAGGTTAAGATGCAGACCTATCCACACCTCTACAAGAGCTCCATGCATTGCCTGAGGCACACGCTGGGCAAGGAAGGGGTGCGGGGTCTCTTCGAGGGTACGACGCCGGCTCTGGCTGCCATTGTCGGAGAGTCGGCGGTGCTGTTCATGTGCTATGGGCTGTGCCAGAAGGGGGTGAGCCAGGCGGTAGGCAAGGAACACGTGAGCCAGCTGACGTCGGTACAGAAGGCGCTGTCGGGATCATTTGCCGCATTCTTCTCGTCGCTGGTGCTCTGCCCAACGGAGCTGGTCAAGTGCCGCATGCAGGCGATGACCGAAGTAATGGCAGTCTCTGACACGATACACAAGAAAATGTGAGTTTAGCAATAGTGTTCTGGTCTCGTTCTgaagttatgtttgtttgtttgtttgcattctGTGTACTTGATGGATGTATTACTTTGGAAACTTGTAAGTAAGGTGTCAAACAGTTTTCCTACATAATACTCAGGGAAAATATGAGACCaggttatttgtttttttgcttttgttttcaagGTTTTCTACAATATTGTAAGTACTTTTATAGGGgtattttcttttgtgataATTTACTTTCTTACTAAGATGGTAAGTGATGGAACAAAGAACTTGTAATGTTTTGATGTAGAGAAGAATGAATGTCAGTAAGTATTGGATATGACTGTTTATACTGCACTGGTATTGATATGAAATTGTGATAAACCCGTTGACCAGGGCTGATTTTGTCTCTTTAATATCATCGTGTGTGTCTCTCAGTGGGCCCTGGCAAGTGACCAAGGACCTAGTCAAGCAGGACGGGCCCTTGGGACTCTTCCAGGGACTGACCAGCACCTGGCTACGTGAGATGCCTGGCTACTTTGCCTTCTTCTTTGGCTATGAGATGAGCAAGGAGCTACTGACACCAGCAGGAAAGACACAAGAAGAGCTGAGTAAGCATTATGTCCTGACATATTCTTAAAAGTCTGAGCCTTGTCCaaagtatatgtgacccgcttcAACAAAAgggtcctaaagtcgctgacgggtgagccgagaaaatcgactttgaagtcagatcaccaaaatctgtcaaaacattcggatttctgttttacataattttgtagtctaatgtatcttctatcatctgccgaaatttcgaagctaaatgatcaaaggaaaggcctgaaaatagcatttttctgggccatgcttggctcgccccgtcagcgactttaggatccttttgttgtagcgggtcacatatattcatataatatcTTTTGTAACCTTACGTTCTGCAGACTCTTTCCCTGCCAATTGAATGAACAGCATCAGAAAGTGTGTTGTTTGTAACTTATTGAAAGTAGAGATAATGACAGGATAACTGTGATGAACTTGTATGATAAGTAGGTCGTGCAAGTACAGAATATAAGTTTATTAAATTAGACATATAATGATAGAACATTAGAGGTATGATTTATAGATTTTGCAAATGAGATGGAATAATGCCACAGCAAAGTGTGGAGGGATGGCAAAAAGAGAATAGGGTCTCCTATGACATAATGAAAGTTCATGAAAACAATGCATACCAGGGATATCTATCAACTTTCAAGGCATGTTCCTCCAAGATTTAGTTTGTGACCCCTGAATCTGAAAGCAACTGGAATACACTGAAGATATTCAAAGAATCTGTgaggaaattttgacattactgtCACTTTTCTTTCCTTCGTTGATCAGCAGTTTGAGTCTGAGATTTGAAAATTTGTACTGGGATGCCACATGCTGCAATTAAAGGAAATTAAATGTAGGGTTTGGGTGATTTCCCAGAAACAGGCTACAACCAAAGCCTGTTGGATGGCAGTTCAACATGAATATTTATAGGAGTCATTGTTGCTGGTGAAGTGGATAGTGCACTCTTTCTTCCAGAGGGCCCTTGGTTCAATCTGCACCACAGCGCATCGGTCCCACAGCAAGACATTTGAACCCATGATGCTTTACTTTACAGCACAGCATCATGCATCATTACCACAGCATTTTGTACAAGTGCAGTATAAAAGCATAACagctattgttatcattacaaGATCGCTGcatgattttgcatgatttacattactttttttgtttaatcGTACCACAGTAAGTTATATATATGTGAAGCTTCTCTCTTTCTTATGGACTGTGACAACAATTTGAAATTCCATGCATTCAAATGCTGTGATGTGCCTCCAGAAATTAAATCCTGTGGAGATTCTCCTGAAATTGTATCCTGTTTTTATCACAAATCCCCCACCCTATCCTCCCACAAGGCTTCCCAAGACTGGCCCTGGCAGGTGGAGTGGCTGGAGCTAGCCTGTGGACAGCCATCTATCCCATTGATGTGGTCAAGTCAAGAATTCAGGTCCAGTCTCTGGTGGGCAAGATGCCGGGATTTCTTCCAACCTTCATCAATATGGTCAAGACAGAAGGTATTTATAATTTGCATGGAAATGCCATTCAGATAACAACAATGATTTCAATAGTAATCCATCACATTTATGAA is a window encoding:
- the LOC140235121 gene encoding mitochondrial ornithine transporter 1-like is translated as MEGMASSAPGGNQAPALTPSRKMVELYEATVDFTAGAIGGVACTIVGQPFDTVKVKMQTYPHLYKSSMHCLRHTLGKEGVRGLFEGTTPALAAIVGESAVLFMCYGLCQKGVSQAVGKEHVSQLTSVQKALSGSFAAFFSSLVLCPTELVKCRMQAMTEVMAVSDTIHKKIGPWQVTKDLVKQDGPLGLFQGLTSTWLREMPGYFAFFFGYEMSKELLTPAGKTQEELSFPRLALAGGVAGASLWTAIYPIDVVKSRIQVQSLVGKMPGFLPTFINMVKTEGVASLFSGVYPCIIRAFPANAAMLIAYEGSRSWMRNHRPGWIS